A stretch of the Pan paniscus chromosome 2, NHGRI_mPanPan1-v2.0_pri, whole genome shotgun sequence genome encodes the following:
- the LOC117979530 gene encoding LOW QUALITY PROTEIN: large ribosomal subunit protein eL31-like (The sequence of the model RefSeq protein was modified relative to this genomic sequence to represent the inferred CDS: inserted 1 base in 1 codon; substituted 1 base at 1 genomic stop codon) → MAPAKKGGQKKKGRSAINEVVTQEYTINIHKRTHGVRFKKCAPWALKEIRKFAMKEMVAPDVCVATRLNKAVRAKGIRNVSYRICVXLSXNKDEDSPNKLYTLVTYVLVTTFKNLQTVNVDEN, encoded by the exons ATGGCTCCTGCAAAGAAGGGTGGCCAAAAGAAAAAGGGCCGTTCTGCTATCAACGAGGTGGTGACCCAAGAATACACCATCAACATTCACAAGCGCACCCATGGAGTGCGCTTCAAGAAGTGTGCCCCTTGGGCACTCAAAGAGATTCGGAAATTTGCCATGAAGGAGATGGTAGCTCCAGACGTGTGCGTTGCTACCAGGCTCAACAAAGCTGTCCGGGCCAAAGGGATAAGGAATGTTTCATACCGAATCTGTGTGTGATTAT AGAATAAGGATGAAGATTCACCAAATAAGCTCTATACTTTGGTTACCTATGTACTGGTTACCACTTTCAAAAATCTACAGACAGTCAATGTGGATGAGAACTAA